One genomic region from Pecten maximus chromosome 5, xPecMax1.1, whole genome shotgun sequence encodes:
- the LOC117328040 gene encoding uncharacterized protein LOC117328040, producing the protein MDTAVFVLILFTWIGYLKADIVVQSTLYCSICTYNEEFCRNPAYVNTRYKFYSRDVEDVNSNVGTSYQDGRNCIVSIEAHPNNQIEVQIDYLAIDSYAVMDERGYPKFCYDYLKLYNGPTADNAKMFPNIPPAGICGTKNSPADMADIQTFKTTQNHLTVQFVTDGRKESFGGFKLRISQFPYSNTGNLYPSGGNLGGWNDGSYNEFQVYWDQRNVIPGGVFPGTGGNDYSEEVGGIECYDCNFCPVEPFDPDQLSISTRSGCHVCSKEFDNSYQNARRQCYSQTDYTYLLESLSDGIDKVESYSGCKQFVTQYGRTVNYCFCQKDECNSGTTLLYNWTLLIVIASSLWLSL; encoded by the exons cTGATATTGTCGTACAGTCCACTCTTTACTGTTCGATCTGTACCTACAATGAAGAATTCTGCAGAAACCCAGCATATGTCAACACCAGATACAAATTTTACAGTCGGGATGTTGAAGACGTCAATTCAAATGTGGGCACCAGTTATCAAGATGGAAGGAACTGTATTGTATCTATAGAAGCACACCCAAACAACCAGATTGAAGTTCAGATTGATTATCTTGCAATAGATAGTTATGCTGTGATGGATGAAAGAGGTTATCCGAAATTCTGCTATGATTATCTGAAGCTTTACAATG GACCCACAGCTGACAATGCCAAGATGTTTCCAAATATTCCTCCAGCTGGTATTTGTGGTACGAAGAATTCCCCTGCTGACATGGCCGATATCCAAACATTCAAGACAACCCAGAACCATTTAACTGTCCAGTTTGTTACTGATGGTCGGAAGGAGAGCTTTGGAGGGTTTAAGCTGAGAATTTCACAGTTCCCGTATTCCAATACAGGGAATCTGTACCCATCTGGCGGTAATCTTGGAG GTTGGAATGACGGTTCCTATAACGAGTTCCAGGTGTACTGGGACCAGAGGAATGTGATTCCTGGAGGAGTGTTCCCAGGCACAGGAGGAAATGACTATAGTGAGGAGGTTGGAGGGATCGAGTGTTATGACTGCAATTTCTGTCCAGTAGAACCTTTTGATCCTGACCAGTTATCCATCAGCACAAGATCAGGATGTCATGTCTGTTCAAAAGAATTTGACAATA GTTACCAAAATGCAAGACGACAGTGCTATTCACAAACAGACTATACATATTTGTTGGAAAGTTTATCTGATG GAATAGACAAGGTGGAAAGCTACAGTGGCTGCAAACAGTTTGTGACACAATATGGTCGCACAGTAAACTATTGTTTCTGTCAGAAAGACGAGTGCAACTCTGGTACAACACTTCTGTACAACTGGACATTACTCATTGTCATAGCATCCTCTTTATGGCTTTCATTGTAA